One part of the Tolypothrix sp. NIES-4075 genome encodes these proteins:
- a CDS encoding DUF4912 domain-containing protein codes for MAKERPPLEEMTLRQLRRVASEYSISRYSRMRKSQLLASIQEVQRSKVSLTPSRSPEAQETVEAAKFELGQIDRNGGSLADVDEGLADLPAGYGESRIVLMPRDPQWAYTYWDVSNEHKEELRRQGGQQLALRIYDVTDINIEYQSPHSIQEYPSDELAREWYLPVPVSDRDYVLDIGYRCADGRWLILARSAPVHIPPVYPSDWIEDIFITVNFEEDLAGKTQYELVPPSKKVAETTAYGTAYANGSNPIYDQIFGMAESAEAMRVAGSIFGSMHQTSVHEQTISSYIFPSGVGMWAVPTTSGLTMSGVGMSGAGFSGDVPMRPRQFWLIADAELIVYGATEPDATVTIGGRPIKLNPDGTFRFQMSFQDGLIDYPIKAVAVDGEQTRSIQMKFNRETPSRNTNTKDEAVVEWFS; via the coding sequence ATGGCAAAAGAACGCCCACCGCTAGAAGAGATGACACTCAGGCAACTACGTAGAGTTGCTAGCGAATATAGTATCTCTCGCTATAGCCGGATGCGGAAATCGCAATTGCTGGCATCGATTCAAGAAGTTCAGCGCAGTAAAGTTTCGCTCACCCCATCTCGTTCACCGGAGGCACAGGAAACCGTGGAAGCAGCAAAATTTGAATTAGGTCAAATAGATCGTAATGGTGGCTCTTTGGCAGATGTTGATGAAGGACTTGCCGATTTGCCAGCTGGTTACGGAGAAAGCCGGATTGTGCTGATGCCGCGAGATCCTCAGTGGGCTTACACTTACTGGGATGTTTCCAACGAACACAAAGAAGAACTGCGTCGCCAAGGTGGACAACAATTGGCACTGCGGATTTATGATGTTACCGACATCAATATTGAATACCAAAGTCCGCACAGCATTCAAGAATATCCTTCTGATGAATTAGCGCGGGAATGGTATTTACCGGTGCCGGTGAGCGATCGCGATTATGTGCTTGATATCGGTTATCGTTGTGCTGATGGTCGCTGGTTGATATTGGCGCGATCGGCACCAGTACACATTCCTCCCGTCTATCCTTCTGACTGGATTGAAGACATTTTCATCACAGTCAACTTTGAAGAAGATTTGGCTGGCAAAACTCAATACGAACTGGTTCCCCCATCCAAGAAAGTTGCCGAAACAACCGCTTATGGCACTGCTTACGCTAACGGCAGCAATCCAATTTACGACCAAATCTTTGGCATGGCTGAATCTGCCGAAGCAATGCGCGTTGCTGGTTCTATATTTGGCTCAATGCATCAGACTTCCGTCCACGAACAAACCATCAGTTCCTACATATTCCCCTCTGGTGTAGGTATGTGGGCAGTTCCCACCACATCTGGTTTAACCATGTCTGGTGTGGGAATGTCCGGTGCTGGCTTCTCTGGAGACGTGCCAATGCGTCCGCGTCAGTTCTGGTTAATTGCGGATGCTGAGTTGATTGTTTACGGTGCAACCGAACCCGATGCTACCGTAACAATTGGCGGTCGTCCGATTAAGCTGAATCCAGATGGTACATTCCGCTTCCAGATGTCCTTCCAGGATGGTTTAATTGACTATCCGATTAAGGCTGTCGCTGTTGATGGTGAGCAAACACGGTCAATTCAAATGAAGTTTAATCGTGAGACACCATCTCGCAACACCAACACCAAAGATGAAGCTGTTGTCGAGTGGTTCTCTTAA
- the pstB gene encoding phosphate ABC transporter ATP-binding protein PstB, which translates to MTYSNNKSSQSNTTFSQQDEPVFNAEGVKVFYNGFLALQDVYIDIPDKQIIAFIGPSGCGKSTLLRCFNRMNDLIPGAKVEGRLNYRDRNIYDPKINSVKLRRQVGMVFQRPNPFPKSIYENIAFGPRSNGYKGNMDELVEDSLRRAAIWDEVKDKLKAKGTALSGGQQQRLCIARAIAMKPDVLLMDEPCSALDPISSRQVEELCLELKQQYTIIMVTHNMQQASRVADWTAFFNTETDKHGKRYGRLVEFSPTRQIFESPKTQEASEYISGRFG; encoded by the coding sequence ATGACTTATAGCAACAATAAAAGTAGCCAGAGCAATACTACTTTCAGCCAACAAGATGAACCAGTTTTTAATGCTGAGGGTGTGAAAGTATTTTATAACGGCTTCTTGGCACTTCAAGATGTCTACATAGATATTCCTGATAAGCAAATTATCGCCTTTATTGGACCTTCAGGCTGCGGTAAAAGTACCCTTCTACGTTGCTTTAATCGGATGAACGATTTAATCCCAGGAGCAAAAGTTGAAGGGAGACTAAATTATCGCGATCGCAATATTTACGATCCGAAAATTAATTCAGTTAAATTGCGACGACAAGTAGGAATGGTTTTCCAAAGACCAAATCCTTTCCCTAAGTCAATATACGAAAATATTGCTTTTGGACCGCGTTCTAATGGTTATAAAGGTAATATGGATGAATTAGTCGAAGATTCCCTCAGACGCGCTGCAATATGGGATGAAGTTAAAGATAAATTGAAAGCAAAAGGTACAGCTTTATCTGGTGGACAACAACAACGGTTGTGCATTGCGCGAGCGATCGCCATGAAACCAGATGTATTATTGATGGATGAACCTTGTTCTGCTCTCGACCCAATTTCTAGCCGTCAAGTTGAAGAACTCTGCTTAGAACTCAAGCAACAATACACCATCATCATGGTGACTCACAATATGCAACAAGCTTCGAGGGTAGCAGATTGGACGGCATTTTTTAATACAGAAACCGATAAACACGGCAAACGCTACGGAAGATTAGTTGAGTTTAGTCCGACAAGGCAAATCTTCGAGTCTCCAAAAACTCAAGAAGCATCAGAATATATTAGTGGACGCTTCGGTTAA
- the pstA gene encoding phosphate ABC transporter permease PstA, producing MSTTYRPNNPLDREREFTDNVESRESLGKAFEIIFLLGLLVGLFVLALLIFDISKDGLVRFFSPGFLTETPSRFPDQGGIRPAIIGSILLGITVILTAVPIGVGAALYLEEYAPKTWWTTIIEINISNLAGVPSIVYGLLGLGVFNYLLGFGPTLISGALTLSLLSLPVIIVTAREAIRSVPDSLRNASYGLGVTKWQTISSHVLPYAVPGILTGVIISVSRAIGDAASLIVVGAVSFLTFNPGLFQRFMALPIQIFSYITRPEPGFANAAAATIITLILLILALNGIAIYVRQRFSID from the coding sequence ATGTCTACCACATACAGACCAAACAATCCTCTAGATCGAGAGAGAGAATTTACTGATAATGTCGAAAGTAGAGAAAGCTTAGGTAAAGCCTTTGAAATAATTTTTCTTTTGGGGTTGCTAGTTGGCTTATTCGTTCTGGCTTTGCTAATTTTTGATATCTCTAAAGATGGTTTAGTCAGGTTTTTCAGTCCAGGTTTTTTGACAGAAACTCCTTCGCGTTTTCCAGACCAAGGGGGTATTCGTCCGGCAATAATTGGTAGTATCCTTTTAGGAATTACTGTGATTTTGACTGCTGTACCAATTGGTGTAGGAGCAGCTTTATATCTGGAAGAATACGCACCAAAAACCTGGTGGACAACGATTATCGAGATTAATATAAGCAATTTGGCGGGAGTGCCTTCTATTGTCTATGGGTTGCTAGGTTTAGGAGTTTTCAATTACTTACTAGGGTTTGGTCCAACTTTAATTTCTGGTGCGTTGACTTTATCTTTGCTATCTTTACCAGTGATTATTGTGACGGCAAGAGAAGCAATTCGCTCAGTTCCAGATTCTTTAAGAAATGCTTCTTACGGGTTGGGTGTAACCAAGTGGCAAACTATTAGTAGTCATGTTTTACCTTATGCCGTTCCTGGTATTCTCACAGGAGTAATTATTTCTGTATCTCGTGCTATTGGTGATGCAGCTTCTTTGATTGTGGTTGGTGCTGTTAGTTTTCTCACGTTTAATCCTGGTTTATTCCAAAGATTTATGGCACTACCCATTCAAATTTTCAGTTATATTACTCGTCCCGAACCGGGTTTTGCTAACGCAGCAGCAGCGACAATTATCACTTTGATTCTTTTGATTTTAGCTCTGAATGGAATAGCAATTTATGTGAGACAACGCTTTTCTATAGATTAA
- the pstC gene encoding phosphate ABC transporter permease subunit PstC: MQATNQDNFHHSRESLEKKASEDIQEKIVAAILFCCALISIVTTFGIVFIIFQVTFEFFQEVSLADFFLDTKWTPLFAERHFGVLPLINGTLLTTAIAMSVAIPLGLCSAIYLSEYAPPKVAAILRPAVELLAGIPTVVYGYFALLFVTPLLRNFLPLEIFNALSAGLMMGVMITPTVGSISLDAIKAVPRSLREGAYALGITKLESIFKVVLPAALSGISASIILGISRAVGETMTVVIAAGQQPKITVNLMESVETLTAYMAQISGGDSPRGSLNFKTLYAVGAVLFVLTLSLNIISYWISNRFKEKYD, encoded by the coding sequence ATGCAAGCTACAAATCAAGATAATTTTCACCACTCTAGAGAATCACTAGAAAAGAAAGCATCGGAAGATATCCAAGAAAAAATTGTTGCTGCAATTTTATTTTGCTGTGCTTTAATTTCCATTGTGACTACATTTGGTATTGTCTTCATTATCTTCCAGGTAACATTTGAGTTTTTTCAAGAAGTTTCTTTGGCTGATTTCTTTTTGGATACTAAATGGACTCCTTTATTTGCAGAAAGACATTTTGGCGTTTTGCCGCTGATTAATGGTACATTATTAACTACAGCGATCGCTATGTCAGTTGCGATTCCTTTAGGTTTATGTTCTGCTATCTATTTAAGTGAATATGCACCACCAAAAGTAGCAGCAATTCTCCGTCCAGCAGTTGAACTTTTAGCAGGGATACCTACAGTTGTTTACGGCTACTTTGCACTGTTATTTGTCACCCCACTGCTCCGAAATTTTCTCCCCTTGGAAATTTTCAATGCTTTAAGTGCAGGGTTAATGATGGGAGTAATGATTACTCCTACAGTTGGTTCTATCAGCTTAGATGCTATCAAAGCAGTACCGCGTTCTTTACGTGAAGGTGCTTACGCTTTAGGTATCACTAAACTCGAATCCATTTTTAAAGTTGTCTTACCAGCAGCACTTTCTGGAATTAGCGCTTCGATTATTTTAGGGATTTCCCGTGCTGTGGGTGAAACGATGACTGTTGTTATAGCTGCCGGACAACAGCCGAAAATAACAGTTAACCTGATGGAATCAGTAGAAACGCTGACAGCATATATGGCGCAAATTTCTGGTGGAGACAGTCCGCGTGGTAGTCTTAATTTTAAAACTTTATACGCTGTAGGTGCTGTTTTGTTTGTACTCACCCTGAGTTTAAATATTATTAGTTACTGGATTTCTAATCGCTTTAAAGAAAAGTACGATTAA
- a CDS encoding PstS family phosphate ABC transporter substrate-binding protein codes for MSFTNNLKKSLAFISLILTSYSLTACSNQGSQQQVSIDGAAVGFPISLAVAEEYHKQNDNAVVSVASSGTGGGVSKFCAGEIDIVAASRTIKDEEVAKCKSKKIEFVELPIALDGIAVIVNRKNDFAKCLTITELKKMWSSKSDGKVLTWNQINPKFPKEKMKLYAPASDTGTFDYFTQAITGKAKNSRTDYTPTQNQNNLVQGVVGDKYSLAYVGISYYIQNQDKLNLVAVESPQGKCEKPVPVDNVVKNIYTPLSRPLFIYVSKKSLDKKPSVKQFVDFYLENSWKWVDSVGYVALPDEAYMKVKQKFATGETGTKFKKAKPGQPITNFI; via the coding sequence ATGAGTTTTACCAATAACTTGAAAAAAAGCCTCGCCTTTATATCTTTGATATTGACATCATACAGCCTAACAGCTTGCAGCAATCAAGGAAGCCAACAACAGGTAAGTATTGATGGTGCTGCGGTAGGTTTTCCTATCTCTCTTGCAGTTGCAGAAGAATACCACAAACAAAACGATAACGCTGTAGTCAGTGTTGCTTCCAGTGGAACTGGTGGGGGTGTTAGCAAATTTTGCGCTGGAGAAATTGATATTGTTGCGGCTTCTCGTACTATTAAAGATGAAGAAGTAGCCAAATGTAAAAGTAAGAAGATTGAATTTGTAGAGTTACCTATAGCGTTGGATGGAATCGCCGTAATTGTTAATCGTAAAAATGATTTTGCCAAATGTTTGACGATTACAGAACTCAAAAAAATGTGGAGTTCTAAATCAGATGGTAAAGTATTAACTTGGAATCAAATTAATCCTAAGTTTCCCAAAGAAAAAATGAAGCTTTACGCTCCAGCTTCGGATACGGGAACATTTGATTATTTTACCCAAGCTATTACAGGTAAAGCCAAGAACAGTCGCACAGATTATACTCCCACTCAAAATCAAAATAACCTTGTTCAAGGAGTTGTAGGTGATAAATATTCTCTTGCTTATGTAGGGATTTCTTATTACATCCAAAACCAAGATAAGTTGAATCTAGTTGCTGTTGAAAGTCCTCAAGGCAAGTGTGAAAAACCCGTTCCAGTTGATAATGTAGTGAAGAATATCTATACACCTTTATCTCGTCCTCTTTTCATCTACGTTAGTAAAAAATCTCTGGATAAAAAACCATCAGTAAAACAGTTTGTCGATTTCTATCTAGAAAATTCTTGGAAATGGGTAGATAGCGTTGGTTATGTAGCGCTACCTGATGAAGCTTACATGAAGGTAAAACAAAAGTTTGCCACAGGTGAAACTGGTACTAAATTTAAAAAAGCAAAACCAGGTCAACCAATCACGAATTTCATTTAA
- a CDS encoding sulfate ABC transporter substrate-binding protein — protein MQTYLMKGLHLILSKRITKSWSNRRVQSFLCLFAVGLILSTAISACGNASASKSDIKLRLVSFSVTKAAHDQIIPKFIQKWKKEHNQNVTFDTNYGGSGAQAAAVIGGLQEADIVHLALPLDVNKIQQAGLIKSNWENRAPRNGIVSRSVAAIVTREGNPKGINTWADLAKDGVKVIAADPKTSGIAIWQFLAFWGSVTQAGGDEATALDYITKVYKNAPFLTKDAREASDLFFQRNEGDVLVNYENEIILAETNGLKLPYVVPPVNISIDNPVVVVDKNVDKHNTREVAQAFVDYLYSTEAQREFALLRYRPVNPTVSQEVASQYPKIETLFTAQDLGGWDIIQKKFFGDGAIFDQVKAKSKA, from the coding sequence ATGCAGACTTATTTAATGAAAGGTTTGCACTTGATATTATCTAAACGAATTACAAAAAGCTGGTCAAATAGGCGTGTTCAGAGTTTTCTGTGTCTATTTGCCGTAGGTTTGATTTTAAGCACGGCAATAAGTGCCTGTGGAAATGCTTCAGCTTCTAAATCTGATATTAAACTGCGGCTGGTTTCCTTTTCTGTTACAAAAGCTGCTCACGACCAAATAATCCCAAAATTTATTCAGAAATGGAAGAAAGAACATAACCAAAACGTAACTTTTGATACTAATTATGGTGGTTCTGGCGCTCAGGCTGCTGCTGTTATCGGGGGTTTGCAAGAAGCAGACATAGTACACCTAGCGCTTCCCTTAGATGTGAATAAAATCCAACAAGCAGGACTGATTAAATCAAATTGGGAAAACAGAGCGCCAAGAAACGGTATTGTTAGTAGATCGGTAGCGGCAATTGTGACCCGCGAAGGCAATCCCAAAGGTATCAATACTTGGGCAGACTTAGCAAAAGATGGGGTGAAAGTAATTGCTGCCGATCCGAAAACTTCTGGGATCGCTATTTGGCAATTTTTAGCTTTTTGGGGTTCGGTGACTCAAGCCGGAGGTGACGAAGCAACAGCATTAGATTACATTACCAAAGTTTATAAAAATGCTCCGTTTTTGACAAAAGATGCGCGTGAAGCTAGCGATTTATTTTTCCAAAGAAATGAAGGGGATGTCTTAGTTAACTACGAAAATGAAATAATTTTAGCGGAAACAAATGGATTGAAATTACCTTATGTTGTACCACCTGTAAATATTTCCATCGATAACCCAGTAGTGGTAGTTGATAAAAATGTCGATAAACATAATACAAGAGAAGTTGCACAAGCATTTGTTGATTATCTTTATTCAACAGAAGCCCAACGCGAATTTGCGCTTTTAAGATATCGTCCTGTCAATCCTACCGTTAGCCAAGAAGTCGCATCACAGTATCCCAAAATCGAAACTTTATTTACCGCTCAAGATTTAGGCGGCTGGGATATTATTCAGAAAAAATTCTTTGGGGATGGCGCAATTTTTGATCAAGTTAAGGCTAAAAGTAAAGCCTAG
- a CDS encoding IMS domain-containing protein, whose translation MRIPLDYYRILGLPLAASDEQLRQAYSDRIVQLPRREYSSSAITSRKQLLEEAIVVLSNPKERSSYDQLYLANVYDPEGSTTTSAVAVENRSFENNGTTEAKSLGIDISQDELVGALLILQELGEYELVVKLGRPYLVNKNGAVSGASVNSLTNEEYYERPERPDIILTVALACLELGREEWQQGHYENAALSLETGQDLLIKENLFPSVRAEIQADLCKLRPYRILELLALPQEKTAERRQGLELLQNVLEERGGIDGTGNDQSGLNIDDFLRFIQQLRYHLTAAEQQKIFEAESKRPSAVATYLAVYALIARGFAQRQPALIRQARQMLTRLGKRQDVHLEQSLCALLLGQTELATRSLELSQEYEALAFIREKSQDSPDMLPGLCLYGERWLHNEVFPHFRDLVNNQASLKEYFADEQVQAYLEGLPTDAQKSNETVTNRQFSFQTQTNTYPHRSNSTASYRHSSTTENGEVLETPTKVKSVDSNYSSPSFTTSTFINPPEQNRVAQVASGELIASRTNHNLNGSAKANAPVQTNKRRRRKAHSQSQQSPNIKIGKTRLVWMIFGSFAGIVVLWFLLTTSLGLLKNLFSPAPSLKGEQLSVQLNEPPIAIPDPNSKPQSPPGLLTETTAQEVVQSWLTTKAAALGVNHDISSLEQILIGSTLSKWKAIVQQEKIENRYRKYTHTVKVESVKTTETDQNNATVDATVTELAEFYDNGQINQQKSYNEKVRVRYNLVRVDNSWRIKDMSVLKKISGK comes from the coding sequence GTGCGAATTCCGCTAGATTACTACCGAATTTTAGGACTACCGTTGGCAGCAAGTGATGAACAATTGCGGCAAGCATACAGCGATCGCATTGTCCAACTACCGCGACGTGAGTATTCCTCAAGTGCAATCACTTCCAGAAAACAACTTTTAGAAGAAGCGATCGTGGTATTATCAAATCCCAAAGAACGTAGCAGCTACGACCAGCTTTATCTGGCAAACGTCTACGACCCGGAAGGAAGCACGACAACTAGTGCAGTAGCAGTCGAAAATCGCTCTTTTGAGAACAACGGTACTACCGAAGCTAAAAGTCTGGGCATTGACATTTCCCAAGATGAATTAGTTGGTGCTTTACTAATTCTGCAAGAGCTTGGAGAATACGAACTTGTAGTCAAATTAGGTCGTCCTTACCTCGTTAATAAAAATGGTGCAGTAAGTGGCGCAAGTGTCAATAGTCTGACCAACGAAGAATATTATGAACGTCCAGAACGTCCAGATATTATTCTTACCGTTGCCCTTGCCTGTTTAGAACTCGGTCGTGAAGAATGGCAGCAAGGTCATTATGAAAACGCAGCACTTTCCTTAGAAACAGGTCAAGATTTGTTAATTAAGGAAAATTTATTTCCCAGCGTGCGAGCCGAAATTCAAGCAGACCTTTGTAAATTACGACCATATCGAATTCTAGAATTACTCGCACTACCTCAAGAAAAAACCGCCGAACGACGACAAGGCTTGGAATTATTGCAAAACGTTTTAGAAGAGCGCGGGGGAATTGATGGTACTGGCAATGACCAATCGGGTTTAAATATAGATGACTTTTTGCGATTTATCCAGCAACTACGCTACCACTTAACAGCCGCAGAACAACAGAAAATATTTGAAGCTGAAAGTAAACGTCCCTCGGCAGTTGCCACATATTTGGCTGTGTATGCCTTGATAGCAAGGGGATTTGCTCAACGTCAACCTGCTTTAATTCGTCAAGCAAGGCAAATGCTGACACGTCTGGGCAAGCGTCAGGATGTACATTTAGAACAGTCTTTATGTGCTTTACTTTTGGGGCAAACAGAACTCGCAACTCGTTCTTTAGAACTTAGTCAAGAATACGAAGCTCTAGCTTTTATTCGGGAAAAATCTCAAGACTCTCCTGACATGCTGCCGGGACTGTGCTTGTATGGAGAACGTTGGTTGCATAACGAAGTGTTTCCTCACTTTCGAGATTTGGTAAATAACCAAGCTTCTCTAAAAGAATACTTTGCCGATGAACAGGTGCAAGCTTATTTAGAAGGTTTGCCAACAGATGCACAAAAAAGCAATGAAACTGTAACTAATCGGCAGTTTTCTTTTCAAACACAAACAAATACTTATCCCCACCGTAGTAATTCAACTGCGAGTTATCGTCACTCCAGCACAACAGAGAACGGGGAAGTTTTAGAAACACCAACTAAAGTAAAATCAGTTGATTCAAACTACTCATCACCCAGCTTTACAACATCTACATTTATTAATCCACCAGAACAAAATAGAGTGGCACAGGTTGCGAGTGGTGAACTTATCGCTTCTAGAACAAATCATAATTTGAATGGTTCGGCTAAAGCTAATGCACCTGTTCAAACGAATAAGCGAAGAAGGCGAAAAGCTCATTCTCAATCACAGCAAAGTCCTAACATTAAGATAGGAAAAACGCGGCTAGTGTGGATGATATTTGGCTCTTTTGCTGGTATTGTAGTTTTGTGGTTTTTGCTCACCACGTCTTTGGGATTATTGAAAAATCTGTTCTCCCCTGCACCATCTTTAAAAGGCGAACAGTTGTCTGTGCAACTTAATGAACCACCAATAGCGATTCCTGACCCAAATAGCAAGCCGCAGTCACCACCAGGACTGTTGACAGAAACCACGGCACAGGAAGTTGTTCAAAGTTGGCTAACTACTAAAGCCGCAGCTTTGGGAGTCAACCACGACATTAGTAGTTTAGAACAGATTTTAATCGGTTCAACTTTATCTAAATGGAAGGCAATTGTTCAACAAGAAAAGATTGAAAACCGCTATCGCAAATACACCCACACAGTAAAAGTCGAATCTGTAAAGACAACTGAAACTGACCAAAATAATGCGACGGTAGACGCTACGGTAACTGAGTTAGCAGAGTTTTATGATAATGGGCAAATTAATCAGCAAAAGTCTTATAACGAAAAAGTTCGTGTTAGATATAATTTGGTTCGTGTAGATAATAGCTGGCGCATCAAGGATATGTCAGTTCTCAAGAAAATAAGTGGGAAGTAA
- the pdhA gene encoding pyruvate dehydrogenase (acetyl-transferring) E1 component subunit alpha, which produces MVQERTLPTFTAASAQITKEVGLRLYEDMVLGRVFEDKCAEMYYRGKMFGFVHLYNGQEAVSTGVIQAMRPGEDYVCSTYRDHVHALSAGVPAKEVMAELFGKATGCSKGRGGSMHMFSAEHRLLGGYAFVAEGIPVAAGAAFQSKYRREVLGDESADQVTACFFGDGAANNGQFFETLNMAALWKLPILFVVENNKWAIGMAHDRATSQPEIYKKASVFNMVGVEVDGMDVLAVRAVAEEAVARARAGEGPTLIEALTYRFRGHSLADPDEMRSQAEKEFWFARDPIKKLANHLVEQNLASAEELKAIDRKITERIAEAVKFAESSPEPDSSELYRFVFAEDE; this is translated from the coding sequence ATGGTTCAAGAACGCACATTACCCACATTTACAGCGGCATCCGCGCAGATTACCAAAGAAGTTGGGTTACGGTTGTACGAAGATATGGTTTTAGGGCGCGTCTTTGAAGATAAGTGCGCCGAGATGTACTATAGAGGCAAAATGTTTGGTTTTGTTCATCTGTACAACGGTCAAGAAGCGGTTTCCACTGGTGTTATCCAAGCGATGCGACCGGGTGAAGATTACGTTTGTAGTACTTACCGCGACCACGTTCATGCTTTGAGTGCGGGAGTACCAGCAAAAGAGGTAATGGCGGAATTATTTGGTAAAGCCACCGGTTGTAGTAAAGGACGCGGTGGTTCGATGCACATGTTTTCTGCGGAACATCGTTTGCTGGGTGGTTATGCTTTCGTGGCTGAGGGTATTCCGGTAGCAGCGGGAGCGGCTTTTCAGAGTAAATATCGGCGCGAAGTATTGGGAGATGAAAGCGCAGACCAAGTAACAGCTTGCTTTTTTGGTGATGGTGCGGCAAATAACGGTCAGTTTTTCGAGACATTGAATATGGCGGCTTTATGGAAACTGCCGATTCTTTTTGTGGTAGAAAATAATAAGTGGGCGATCGGTATGGCTCACGATCGCGCAACTTCCCAACCAGAGATTTACAAAAAAGCCAGTGTATTCAACATGGTGGGCGTGGAAGTAGACGGTATGGATGTACTAGCCGTGCGAGCAGTAGCCGAAGAAGCTGTTGCCCGCGCTCGTGCTGGTGAAGGTCCGACATTAATTGAAGCTTTAACTTACCGTTTCCGGGGTCACTCATTGGCTGACCCAGATGAAATGCGATCGCAAGCTGAAAAAGAATTTTGGTTTGCTCGTGACCCCATTAAGAAGCTAGCTAATCATTTAGTAGAGCAAAATCTAGCCTCTGCCGAAGAACTCAAAGCAATCGATCGCAAAATCACAGAAAGAATTGCCGAAGCCGTGAAATTTGCCGAAAGCAGTCCCGAACCCGATAGCAGCGAATTATATCGCTTTGTCTTTGCTGAAGACGAGTAA
- a CDS encoding Uma2 family endonuclease has protein sequence MYQVDPPLPPKEVLPTMYDLPSEDPKEPGLPDQFHIWQPRLLDDTFHPPNYRPDEVFVASDLNLYYDIRHPLWYKRPDWFGVVGNSRLYEDKDLRLSYVIWQEGISPFVVVELLSPGTEKEDLGQTLRTVDEPPTKWQVYEQILRVPYYIVFDRYTDRLRAFMLQADRYLEMNLEERRIWMPTLKLGLGLWQGTYQGIERLWLRWYDAKGNWISTSQEEALQERRRAEQERQRADRLAARLRELGINPDEV, from the coding sequence ATGTACCAAGTAGACCCTCCACTTCCTCCAAAAGAAGTTCTACCAACGATGTATGATCTTCCAAGTGAAGATCCAAAGGAGCCAGGTTTGCCCGACCAGTTTCATATTTGGCAACCGCGTCTTTTAGACGATACCTTTCATCCGCCTAATTATCGACCAGATGAGGTATTCGTCGCCAGCGATTTAAATCTTTATTATGATATTCGTCATCCTTTGTGGTACAAGCGTCCTGACTGGTTTGGAGTAGTTGGGAACTCCAGATTATATGAAGATAAAGATTTACGCTTAAGTTATGTAATTTGGCAAGAGGGCATAAGTCCCTTTGTGGTAGTTGAGTTACTTTCCCCTGGTACGGAAAAAGAAGATTTGGGGCAAACTTTACGTACTGTAGATGAACCACCGACCAAATGGCAAGTCTATGAGCAAATTCTACGTGTTCCTTATTACATCGTCTTTGACCGCTACACAGATAGGCTGAGAGCCTTTATGCTTCAGGCAGACCGTTATTTAGAAATGAACCTAGAGGAAAGACGGATTTGGATGCCAACTTTAAAACTAGGTTTAGGACTGTGGCAAGGTACTTATCAAGGCATTGAGCGGCTCTGGTTGCGTTGGTATGATGCTAAGGGAAATTGGATATCAACATCACAAGAAGAAGCGCTGCAAGAGCGTCGAAGAGCCGAGCAAGAGCGTCAAAGAGCCGATCGCTTGGCAGCGCGTTTAAGAGAATTAGGTATTAACCCGGATGAGGTGTAG